The following are encoded in a window of Psilocybe cubensis strain MGC-MH-2018 chromosome 4, whole genome shotgun sequence genomic DNA:
- a CDS encoding DNA-directed RNA polymerase core subunit rpc10, with amino-acid sequence MNQQQGAPPNANAGGGGPGYQQPRTEMEYLCADCGAKNEIRARDPIRCRECGHRIFYKKRTKRMVQFEAR; translated from the exons ATGAATCAACAACAAGGTGCCCCTCCCAACGCCAacgctggtggtggtggtccaGGATACCAGCAACCCCGGACGGAAATGGAATACCTCTGCGCAG ACTGCGGCGCCAAAAACGAGATCAGAGCTCGGGATCCCATCCGTTGCAGAGAGTGCGGACATCGTATTTTCTATAAGAAAAGGACGAAGAGAA TGGTCCAGTTTGAGGCTCGCTGA